A genomic region of Gemmata massiliana contains the following coding sequences:
- a CDS encoding isoprenyl transferase — protein sequence MISTTHEPREYARSVGLDPARLPRHIAIIMDGNGRWAQRQGKERAEGHERGAHSVDVITEECCRLGIGQLTLYCLSSENWKRPKPEIDFLMALLKQYLLAEREKIQEQNIRFTVIGRRSGLPDEVLAEIDENVRLTQHNTGLTLCLAINYGSRAEIVDAVQTLAGRVSRGELQPEEIDEAAISGALYTGGMPDPDLLVRTAGEMRVSNYLLWQISYAELWVTPKFWPEFDASLLHDALRDFARRERRFGGLTTDTTT from the coding sequence ATGATCTCCACGACGCACGAACCCCGCGAATACGCCCGCTCGGTCGGACTCGATCCGGCCCGGTTGCCGCGTCACATCGCCATCATCATGGACGGCAACGGGCGGTGGGCACAGCGCCAGGGCAAGGAACGCGCCGAGGGGCACGAGCGCGGCGCGCACTCCGTCGACGTGATTACCGAAGAGTGCTGCCGACTCGGGATCGGGCAACTCACGCTATACTGCCTCAGTTCCGAGAATTGGAAGCGCCCGAAGCCGGAAATCGACTTCCTGATGGCGCTCCTCAAGCAGTACCTGCTCGCGGAACGGGAGAAGATCCAGGAGCAGAACATCCGGTTCACGGTGATCGGTCGGCGCTCAGGGCTGCCCGATGAAGTGCTCGCCGAGATCGACGAGAACGTTCGCCTCACGCAGCACAACACCGGGCTGACGCTGTGTCTCGCGATCAACTACGGCAGCCGCGCCGAGATCGTGGACGCAGTGCAGACGCTCGCGGGGCGCGTGAGTCGCGGGGAACTGCAGCCGGAAGAGATCGACGAAGCGGCCATCTCGGGGGCGCTGTACACGGGCGGGATGCCGGACCCGGACCTGCTCGTTCGTACCGCGGGCGAGATGCGCGTGAGCAACTACCTTCTCTGGCAGATCTCCTACGCGGAACTTTGGGTCACGCCGAAGTTCTGGCCCGAATTCGATGCCAGTTTGTTGCACGACGCGCTCCGCGACTTCGCCCGGCGCGAACGGCGCTTCGGCGGGCTGACCACGGACACCACCACATGA
- a CDS encoding TolB-like translocation protein — translation MISFTSARMFVSLLVLSSCALARGAEPVVPLIGYTELKTNLPGGRHANVRTMRAAVVKADGTGRRLVAEELAKEPDTWTQFAGWAPDGKSAIIGAGWQSPENAKWEEANKQFRMEEGKWKLDSCLLDFASGKVTNVTGVDRVSHYNGGLFFLPEGRGLGFTPLIKGVSKPYLMDLDGRNKRDVSGKGGGFAYGYSASPDGKFICYHENYQLHVSDADGANKKHIKTGHSFDFAPKWAPDGKWLLFVSGEHYNCHPHIVRPDGTGLKKLADRGGYRGVIEFLDVFDFHGGSSDTPVWSVDGALVYFTAKVGKSVELFQTTPDGRSTQLTKSADGSLHYHPQPSPDGKWIAYGSMRDGVRNIYVMNLSDRTEKRITDLKAGTGAMWPHWQPIGAGR, via the coding sequence GTGATTTCCTTCACAAGTGCCAGGATGTTCGTGAGCTTGCTCGTGTTGTCGAGTTGTGCGCTCGCACGCGGGGCGGAGCCGGTGGTTCCTCTCATCGGGTACACGGAGCTGAAGACGAATCTCCCCGGTGGCCGGCACGCGAACGTCCGCACGATGCGGGCCGCGGTTGTGAAAGCCGACGGTACGGGTCGGCGCCTTGTCGCCGAAGAACTGGCGAAGGAACCCGACACCTGGACCCAGTTCGCGGGCTGGGCGCCGGACGGAAAGTCGGCGATTATTGGTGCCGGCTGGCAGTCGCCCGAGAACGCGAAGTGGGAAGAAGCAAACAAGCAGTTCCGGATGGAAGAGGGCAAGTGGAAGCTCGATTCGTGCTTGCTCGATTTCGCGTCGGGCAAGGTCACGAACGTGACGGGCGTGGACCGCGTCAGCCACTACAACGGCGGGTTGTTCTTCCTCCCGGAGGGGCGCGGGCTGGGGTTCACGCCGCTGATTAAGGGTGTCTCGAAACCTTACCTCATGGACCTGGACGGGCGCAACAAGCGTGACGTATCGGGGAAAGGGGGCGGGTTCGCCTACGGGTACAGCGCCTCGCCGGACGGGAAGTTCATCTGCTATCACGAGAACTACCAGCTCCACGTTTCCGACGCGGACGGCGCGAACAAGAAGCACATCAAAACCGGTCACTCGTTCGATTTCGCCCCGAAGTGGGCGCCGGACGGGAAGTGGCTCCTCTTCGTGAGCGGCGAGCACTACAACTGTCACCCGCACATCGTTCGCCCGGACGGAACCGGGTTGAAGAAGCTCGCCGATCGCGGCGGGTACCGAGGGGTGATCGAGTTCCTGGACGTGTTCGATTTCCACGGCGGGAGCAGTGACACTCCGGTGTGGTCCGTCGACGGTGCGTTGGTTTACTTCACCGCGAAGGTCGGCAAGAGCGTGGAACTGTTCCAGACGACACCCGACGGCCGGTCCACTCAACTCACCAAATCCGCGGACGGCTCTTTACACTACCACCCGCAGCCCTCGCCGGACGGGAAGTGGATCGCTTACGGCTCGATGCGTGACGGCGTTCGCAACATTTACGTCATGAACCTTTCCGATCGAACTGAAAAGCGGATCACAGATTTGAAGGCCGGGACGGGCGCGATGTGGCCCCACTGGCAACCGATCGGCGCCGGGCGGTAA
- the dnaB gene encoding replicative DNA helicase: MSNDSQLTDRLPPQNREAERGVLGGILRDPDTLPTVQQHIITDNFYFDAHQKIYQALCDLATDAQPIDLVLLYERLRKNKQLEDVGGQAYLVELWEAVPTGANAEYHAKLVKDTAMVRGLIHASNEILRDAYDRTQSGDELVAQAERKIMEVAKQGMVGETAVLSTVVKEAFDRLDSRIGQDNLAISGLPSGYVDLDNMTAGLHNTELVIIAARPSVGKTAFALNMVRNIITEGAMTGQSPVVMFFSLEMARIELAERLLCCQSRVPSHNVRKGHLNSDDLQKLMDAGDILRRCRLYIDDTPSRTMIQIAASARRLQKKHERDGGLKLIVIDYLQLIEPENRRDPRQEQVAQISRRLKFLARELHIPVIALAQVNRASEDRQDHKPRLSDLRESGSIEQDADTCMMLHRPGKFDGQEDNVLEVIIAKQRNGPTGEITLTWRKDYNRYENYIADVNMSDGL; the protein is encoded by the coding sequence ATGTCCAACGACAGCCAACTAACCGACCGTCTGCCGCCCCAGAACCGCGAAGCCGAGCGCGGCGTACTCGGTGGTATCCTGCGCGACCCGGACACGCTGCCGACGGTGCAGCAGCACATCATCACGGACAACTTTTACTTCGACGCGCACCAGAAGATCTATCAGGCGCTCTGCGACCTCGCGACCGACGCCCAGCCCATCGACCTCGTGCTGCTGTACGAGCGACTGCGCAAGAACAAGCAGCTCGAAGATGTGGGCGGGCAAGCGTACCTCGTTGAGTTGTGGGAAGCGGTCCCGACCGGGGCCAACGCCGAATACCACGCGAAGCTCGTCAAAGACACGGCGATGGTGCGCGGGCTGATCCACGCCAGCAACGAGATCCTCCGCGACGCCTACGACCGCACGCAGTCGGGCGACGAACTGGTCGCGCAGGCCGAGCGCAAGATCATGGAGGTCGCGAAGCAGGGGATGGTGGGTGAAACGGCCGTCCTCTCGACCGTGGTCAAGGAAGCGTTCGACCGGCTCGATTCGCGCATCGGTCAGGACAACCTCGCGATCAGCGGGTTGCCCAGCGGCTACGTCGACCTCGACAACATGACCGCGGGCCTGCACAACACCGAGCTTGTTATTATTGCCGCACGACCATCCGTCGGAAAAACGGCATTCGCGCTCAATATGGTCCGAAACATCATCACGGAAGGAGCCATGACGGGCCAATCGCCGGTCGTGATGTTCTTCAGCCTCGAAATGGCTCGCATCGAACTGGCCGAGCGCCTCCTGTGCTGCCAGTCGCGGGTGCCCAGCCACAACGTGCGCAAGGGGCACCTCAACTCGGACGACCTCCAGAAGCTGATGGACGCTGGCGACATCCTGCGCCGGTGTAGGCTCTACATCGACGACACCCCGAGCCGCACTATGATCCAGATCGCGGCCAGCGCCCGGCGCCTCCAGAAGAAGCACGAACGGGACGGTGGGCTGAAGCTCATCGTCATCGACTACCTCCAGCTCATCGAGCCGGAGAACCGCCGCGACCCGCGCCAGGAGCAGGTCGCGCAGATCAGCCGCCGGTTAAAGTTCCTCGCGCGCGAGCTACACATCCCGGTGATCGCACTGGCCCAGGTGAACCGAGCCTCCGAAGACCGCCAGGACCACAAACCGCGGCTCTCCGACCTTCGCGAATCGGGGTCAATCGAACAGGACGCCGACACCTGTATGATGCTGCACCGCCCGGGCAAGTTCGACGGCCAGGAGGACAACGTCCTCGAAGTCATCATCGCGAAACAGCGTAACGGTCCGACAGGTGAAATCACCCTCACGTGGCGAAAGGATTACAACCGCTACGAGAACTACATCGCCGACGTGAATATGAGCGACGGGCTGTGA
- a CDS encoding adenylosuccinate synthase, translating into MPGTCVVGLQWGDEAKGKIVDLLGDGFDIVVRYNGGANAGHTVVVNGKSFKLSLLPTGVIRSNVQSVIGNGVVVYPPRFIEEIESLVKQGGLDVSGSLFVSDHAHVIFPYHMEEERLLESGAEGKIGTTGRGIGPCYQDKVGRRFAIRVGELLQPDHLRERLRFVVPFKNKLMSALAGGTAPKVFDPEAVATEYLTYAERLRPFVRDTTRFLHDAIAANKRIIFEAAQGSLLDVDHGTFPYVTSSSSLPSGIWGGSGVPAKHLKRIIGVVKAYTSRVGQGPFPTELNDGLGEQIRTVGREYGTVTGRPRRVGWLDSVAVRYTAALAGADEITLMLLDVLSGIPELKICTAYELDGSRITHFPSDAHLLARCKPVYETLPGWTEDLTAVRSISDLPSAARRYIDRVAELIGLKVSVVSVGPGREQTIMV; encoded by the coding sequence ATGCCCGGTACGTGCGTGGTCGGTTTGCAGTGGGGGGACGAGGCGAAGGGTAAGATCGTCGATCTCCTCGGCGATGGCTTCGATATCGTGGTGCGGTACAACGGCGGCGCCAACGCCGGGCACACGGTCGTGGTCAACGGAAAGAGTTTCAAACTCTCCCTTCTCCCGACCGGGGTGATCCGGTCGAACGTCCAGTCCGTCATCGGGAACGGGGTCGTCGTATACCCGCCCCGGTTCATCGAAGAAATCGAATCGCTCGTGAAGCAGGGCGGTCTCGACGTGTCCGGGTCGCTGTTCGTGAGCGATCACGCGCACGTCATCTTCCCGTACCACATGGAAGAAGAGCGGTTGCTCGAGAGCGGCGCCGAGGGGAAAATCGGCACCACCGGGCGCGGGATCGGGCCGTGCTACCAGGACAAAGTCGGCCGGCGGTTCGCCATCCGCGTCGGTGAGTTGCTCCAGCCGGATCACCTGCGCGAGCGACTGCGGTTCGTGGTGCCGTTCAAGAACAAACTCATGAGCGCGCTCGCGGGCGGTACGGCGCCGAAGGTCTTCGACCCCGAAGCGGTCGCGACCGAGTACCTGACCTACGCGGAACGCCTCCGGCCGTTCGTGCGGGACACCACGCGGTTCCTGCACGACGCGATCGCGGCCAACAAGCGAATCATTTTCGAGGCCGCGCAGGGCAGCTTGCTCGACGTGGACCACGGCACGTTCCCCTACGTCACCAGTTCGAGCAGCCTTCCGTCCGGCATTTGGGGCGGGTCCGGCGTGCCCGCAAAGCACTTGAAACGGATCATCGGCGTGGTGAAGGCGTACACGAGCCGCGTGGGGCAGGGGCCATTCCCGACGGAACTGAACGACGGTCTGGGCGAGCAAATTCGGACTGTTGGGCGCGAGTACGGCACCGTGACGGGGCGCCCGCGGCGCGTCGGCTGGCTCGATTCGGTGGCCGTGCGCTACACCGCGGCGCTCGCCGGCGCGGACGAGATCACGCTGATGCTGCTCGACGTGCTGAGCGGTATCCCGGAACTGAAGATCTGCACCGCCTACGAACTCGACGGCTCGCGCATCACGCACTTCCCGAGCGACGCGCACCTGCTGGCGCGGTGCAAGCCGGTGTACGAGACGCTGCCGGGCTGGACCGAAGACCTGACCGCGGTGCGCTCGATCTCGGACCTGCCGAGCGCGGCCCGGCGCTACATCGACCGCGTCGCCGAGCTGATCGGGCTGAAGGTGTCCGTGGTGTCTGTTGGACCCGGGCGCGAGCAGACGATCATGGTGTAG
- a CDS encoding PhoH family protein, whose product MADSLVTRTLTIEDRDEAVILFGPRDQHLRALRDAFAVKAVYRSGELRIEGTAEAAEQFERALQQVRQVARKQGKLDTKDVTGVIEVIRGGTNRGTGSVVATEGGRNLRTRTDGQGRYVQALQSHDVVLCVGPAGSGKTYLAVAWAVSLLRSKQVRKIVLVRPAVEAGERLGFLPGDLVAKISPYLRPLYDALADMMEPETVKKHMESEVIEILPLGYMRGRTLSHACIILDEGQNATVEQMKMFLTRMGTNSKVIVTGDMTQTDLPRTVRSGLADAVHRLRDVEGLSIVYLDQTDIVRNPLVTRIVKAYEDDSHRGRKPSA is encoded by the coding sequence ATGGCCGATTCGCTGGTGACGCGCACGCTGACGATCGAGGACCGCGACGAGGCGGTGATCCTCTTCGGCCCGCGCGATCAGCACTTGCGCGCCCTCCGCGATGCGTTCGCGGTGAAGGCCGTGTACCGCAGCGGGGAACTGCGGATCGAGGGCACGGCCGAGGCCGCGGAGCAGTTCGAGCGCGCACTTCAACAGGTGCGCCAGGTCGCGCGCAAACAGGGGAAGCTCGACACGAAGGACGTGACCGGCGTGATCGAAGTGATCCGCGGCGGCACGAATCGCGGAACGGGATCGGTGGTCGCGACGGAAGGCGGTCGCAACCTGCGCACGCGAACCGACGGCCAGGGCCGGTACGTGCAGGCGCTCCAGTCGCACGACGTGGTGCTGTGCGTCGGCCCGGCGGGTAGCGGTAAGACGTACCTCGCGGTCGCGTGGGCGGTGTCGCTCTTGCGCAGCAAACAGGTGCGGAAGATCGTGCTCGTGCGGCCCGCGGTCGAGGCGGGCGAGCGGCTCGGGTTCCTGCCCGGCGACCTCGTCGCGAAGATCAGCCCGTACCTCCGGCCCCTCTACGACGCGCTCGCGGACATGATGGAGCCGGAGACGGTGAAGAAGCACATGGAGAGCGAGGTCATCGAGATCCTGCCGTTGGGCTACATGCGCGGCCGGACGCTGTCGCATGCCTGCATCATTCTGGACGAAGGGCAGAACGCGACCGTCGAGCAGATGAAGATGTTCCTGACCCGGATGGGAACGAACTCGAAGGTCATTGTGACCGGCGACATGACGCAGACCGACCTCCCCCGCACCGTGCGCAGCGGTCTGGCCGACGCCGTTCACCGGCTGCGCGACGTCGAGGGACTGTCGATCGTGTACCTCGACCAGACGGACATCGTGCGGAACCCGCTCGTGACGCGGATCGTGAAGGCTTACGAGGACGATTCGCACCGCGGCCGGAAGCCGTCAGCGTAA
- a CDS encoding EVE domain-containing protein translates to MARWLFKEEPETYSFADLEHDGSTTWTGVTNALAQKHLRTVKKGDLVFFYATGKLKSVVGVMEVAADPTPDPTDTSGKCVAVTVKPLRQLAAPVSLTTIKADKAFASWELVKQARLSVMPVPDDLWARIEALGAE, encoded by the coding sequence ATGGCACGCTGGCTGTTCAAAGAAGAACCCGAAACGTACAGTTTCGCAGACCTCGAACACGACGGCTCCACCACCTGGACCGGAGTGACCAACGCGCTCGCACAAAAGCACCTGCGCACAGTGAAAAAGGGCGACCTCGTCTTCTTCTACGCCACCGGCAAACTGAAGTCCGTTGTGGGCGTGATGGAAGTGGCGGCTGACCCGACCCCGGACCCCACGGACACATCAGGCAAGTGCGTCGCGGTCACGGTCAAGCCGCTCCGCCAACTCGCGGCGCCCGTGTCGCTGACCACGATCAAAGCCGACAAAGCGTTCGCATCATGGGAACTGGTAAAACAGGCGCGCCTTTCCGTGATGCCCGTTCCGGATGATCTGTGGGCGCGGATCGAAGCGCTCGGTGCCGAATAA
- the dacB gene encoding D-alanyl-D-alanine carboxypeptidase/D-alanyl-D-alanine endopeptidase, producing the protein MIFASRSPTGKAVAVVRARSPLALVLLALVWIVPAAAAPPAALSEKLEAVIEAPDYKHASWGILVADAKTGATVYSRNPDATLAPASVTKLFSSAAALVALGPDQKQETHVYQRGLALKGTLRGDLILVASGDLMFGGRTTKDGKIVFKDKDHTYANGGFGDCEVTDTDPLAGLNDLAKQVKAAGITQIDGEVLIDDRLFARSRGTGSGPDSISPIVVNDNAIDVIVTPGEKEGDPAKVVMRPETSFYTLDASVGTGSEKSSANLHLLAVGPTQFAVRGKVPVGSKPHVRIYNVDEPTLFARALFIEALRRNGVQVQCAVLRPASNSLPAKSEYEKLRKVATFTSAPLKDTLRVTLKVSHNLYASTLPALLAASKGQSTVESGLKEQAKILKELGVDTSAVSFGGGAGGSPADHASARATVQVIQGMAKRPEWDAYKAALPVLGVDGTLSESVKEDSPARGKASAKTGTLIWYDNANERFLLKSKALAGTMTTKSGTELYFCIIVNNVPLPEGVTSSREGKVLGKLCEVLYEHGP; encoded by the coding sequence ATGATCTTCGCGTCACGTTCCCCAACCGGAAAGGCGGTCGCCGTGGTCCGTGCCCGTTCCCCGCTCGCGCTCGTATTGCTCGCACTCGTCTGGATCGTACCCGCCGCGGCTGCCCCTCCTGCCGCACTTTCAGAGAAGTTGGAAGCCGTCATCGAAGCCCCCGACTACAAGCATGCCTCCTGGGGCATTCTGGTCGCCGACGCGAAGACCGGCGCGACCGTTTACTCGCGCAACCCCGACGCGACGCTCGCGCCCGCGTCCGTCACGAAGCTCTTTTCGAGCGCGGCTGCACTGGTCGCCCTGGGGCCGGATCAGAAGCAGGAAACCCACGTGTACCAGCGCGGACTTGCGCTCAAAGGGACACTTCGCGGGGATCTGATTCTGGTCGCGTCCGGGGATCTCATGTTCGGCGGGCGCACCACGAAAGACGGGAAGATCGTTTTCAAGGACAAAGACCACACCTACGCGAACGGCGGGTTCGGCGACTGCGAAGTGACCGACACGGACCCGCTCGCGGGGCTGAACGACCTTGCCAAACAGGTGAAAGCCGCGGGCATCACGCAGATCGACGGCGAAGTGCTCATCGACGACCGGCTGTTCGCACGCTCACGTGGCACCGGCAGCGGACCGGACTCGATCTCGCCGATTGTCGTGAACGACAACGCGATCGACGTGATCGTGACGCCGGGCGAAAAAGAAGGTGATCCGGCGAAGGTGGTGATGCGGCCCGAAACGTCCTTCTACACGCTCGACGCGAGTGTCGGCACGGGTTCGGAAAAATCGTCGGCGAACCTCCACCTGCTCGCCGTTGGGCCGACGCAGTTCGCCGTTCGCGGGAAAGTACCCGTCGGGAGCAAGCCCCACGTCCGAATCTACAACGTGGACGAACCGACCCTTTTCGCCCGGGCGCTTTTCATCGAAGCGCTTCGGCGCAACGGGGTACAGGTCCAGTGCGCGGTTCTCCGCCCCGCCTCCAACTCCCTTCCCGCGAAAAGCGAATACGAGAAGCTCCGCAAGGTCGCGACGTTCACCTCCGCGCCGCTCAAAGACACGCTCCGCGTCACGCTGAAGGTGAGCCACAACTTGTACGCGAGCACGTTGCCCGCGCTGCTTGCCGCATCGAAGGGGCAAAGCACGGTGGAATCGGGCCTCAAGGAGCAGGCCAAAATCCTGAAGGAACTGGGGGTAGATACGAGCGCGGTTTCGTTCGGTGGCGGTGCGGGTGGGTCACCTGCGGACCACGCGAGCGCCCGAGCGACAGTGCAAGTGATTCAGGGCATGGCGAAGCGCCCGGAGTGGGACGCATACAAGGCCGCGCTACCTGTACTCGGCGTGGACGGCACGCTCAGCGAATCGGTGAAGGAAGACAGCCCGGCGCGCGGAAAAGCGTCCGCGAAAACCGGCACGCTCATTTGGTACGACAACGCGAACGAGCGGTTCCTACTCAAGAGCAAGGCACTGGCCGGCACGATGACCACGAAGAGCGGAACCGAACTCTATTTCTGCATCATCGTAAACAACGTGCCACTCCCAGAAGGCGTCACCTCATCGCGCGAGGGGAAGGTGCTCGGCAAGCTGTGCGAAGTGCTCTACGAACACGGTCCGTGA
- a CDS encoding DUF3634 family protein, translating to MELFAQGLALAIAVAVAWGLWRAAQPEPYFVVAVVRGEVRSTAGTVTSPFLQRVHEVATEHRIATGRVWGVVRQGGRISLNFSRHFPPPARQQLRNWWGASGWAASMNRNKCPRR from the coding sequence ATGGAGTTGTTCGCCCAGGGGCTTGCCCTCGCAATCGCGGTGGCCGTCGCGTGGGGGTTGTGGCGCGCGGCCCAGCCGGAACCGTACTTCGTGGTCGCGGTCGTTCGCGGAGAAGTGCGTTCTACCGCGGGAACCGTAACCTCGCCGTTCTTGCAACGGGTCCACGAAGTCGCAACCGAACACCGCATCGCCACCGGTCGAGTGTGGGGCGTGGTGCGCCAGGGCGGGCGCATCAGCCTGAACTTCTCTCGCCACTTTCCTCCGCCCGCGCGCCAACAACTCCGGAACTGGTGGGGCGCTTCGGGCTGGGCCGCAAGCATGAACCGCAACAAGTGCCCGCGACGGTAA
- a CDS encoding Ldh family oxidoreductase has translation MSNTSSEIRYRVGDLIEYATALFTAAGTDGDKPATIAAGLVEADLLGHTTHGLQLASTYLGELESGGMTSRGEPEVVVDRGATVTWGGRRLPGVWLATKAVDLAVERASTYGVATVVIRQSHHIACLAAFLQRATDRGLMITIASSDPAVASVAPFGGRKAVFTPDPFAVGIPTDGDPILIDISASITTNGMAGRLRRGGKKFPGEWALDASGTPTDDPNALFTNPPGSLLPLGGAEYGHKGFGLALMVEALTQGLSGFGRAEAPTQWGASVFIQVTDPAAFGGLDAFRRETGWLANACRDNPPVPGVEAVRVPGQRGLANKKRALAEGVALYPGIIDALEPHATRLRVTPPRPIGG, from the coding sequence ATGTCGAATACCAGTTCCGAGATTCGCTACCGGGTAGGTGATCTGATCGAGTACGCCACCGCGCTGTTTACCGCAGCCGGAACCGACGGCGACAAACCAGCGACGATCGCTGCGGGGCTGGTCGAAGCGGACTTGCTCGGTCACACCACGCACGGCTTACAACTGGCCTCGACCTACCTCGGAGAACTGGAATCAGGAGGGATGACTTCGCGGGGCGAGCCAGAGGTTGTGGTGGATCGCGGCGCGACGGTGACCTGGGGCGGGCGCCGGCTCCCCGGCGTGTGGCTCGCAACGAAGGCAGTGGACCTCGCGGTTGAGCGTGCCTCAACTTACGGCGTCGCAACGGTCGTTATTCGGCAGAGCCACCACATCGCGTGCTTGGCGGCGTTCCTCCAGCGCGCGACCGATCGCGGGCTGATGATTACGATCGCCAGTTCGGACCCGGCCGTGGCCAGTGTCGCGCCGTTCGGGGGACGAAAGGCGGTGTTCACCCCGGACCCGTTCGCGGTCGGCATCCCGACCGACGGCGACCCGATCCTGATCGACATCAGCGCTTCGATTACGACGAACGGAATGGCGGGCCGACTCCGGCGCGGGGGGAAGAAGTTCCCGGGGGAGTGGGCGCTCGATGCTTCTGGCACACCGACGGATGACCCGAACGCGCTGTTCACCAATCCGCCGGGGTCGCTCCTTCCGCTCGGGGGGGCCGAATACGGGCACAAGGGCTTCGGGCTGGCACTGATGGTCGAAGCGCTGACACAGGGGTTGAGCGGATTCGGGCGTGCCGAAGCCCCGACTCAGTGGGGCGCGTCGGTATTCATCCAGGTGACCGACCCGGCCGCGTTTGGTGGACTCGATGCGTTTCGGCGCGAAACGGGATGGCTCGCGAATGCCTGTCGCGATAACCCGCCGGTTCCCGGTGTCGAGGCAGTCCGCGTGCCGGGTCAGCGCGGGTTGGCGAATAAGAAACGCGCACTGGCAGAAGGCGTCGCGCTATATCCGGGCATCATCGACGCATTGGAACCGCACGCGACGCGGCTCCGCGTGACGCCCCCGCGCCCGATAGGGGGGTGA
- a CDS encoding bromodomain-containing protein yields the protein MAQLVGTKCVICQEKITNELDSRYCRDCGKPRHTACVRLPDRPTDELCYECGVPVGTLDKPVEPKESPDFLQYGTFPVSRTCPKCRGEKYKRVKPLGWIAFKWDRVCKDCATRYTPPTPWWAALTFVGVGLLLAGFGGISVLLGMLKGDPLRLPAIACEGFLGIIGCLSIYHGLRSLFNPGDV from the coding sequence ATGGCGCAACTGGTTGGAACGAAGTGCGTGATCTGTCAGGAAAAGATCACGAACGAACTGGACTCGCGCTACTGCCGCGATTGCGGAAAGCCGCGTCACACGGCCTGCGTTCGGCTCCCGGATCGCCCGACGGACGAACTGTGTTACGAGTGCGGCGTTCCGGTTGGCACACTCGACAAACCCGTTGAGCCGAAAGAATCGCCTGATTTTTTGCAATACGGCACGTTCCCGGTCTCGCGCACGTGCCCGAAGTGCCGTGGTGAGAAATACAAGCGAGTGAAGCCTTTGGGGTGGATCGCGTTCAAGTGGGACCGGGTGTGTAAGGACTGCGCGACACGATACACTCCCCCAACGCCGTGGTGGGCCGCGCTGACCTTTGTCGGGGTCGGGCTCCTTTTGGCTGGGTTCGGGGGGATCAGCGTGCTCTTGGGCATGTTGAAGGGTGACCCTCTCAGGTTGCCTGCGATCGCTTGTGAGGGGTTTCTGGGGATAATTGGTTGTCTTTCGATCTACCACGGTCTTCGTAGTCTCTTCAATCCAGGAGACGTGTGA
- a CDS encoding phosphatidate cytidylyltransferase, translating to MIRTRLVVGSLLALGACGVLFGDSWLARSGFAWFPFLFAFLMFAGLVGSRELVRLIPAVHRPSEGLVTCGVLLALLANWYPAIHQQFSLVLASVWALVAWILAAVLIASFLLEMRRYTGEPGIAVPRLALTLFAVAYLGLLACFFAQIRWLVPDVDTSAIMLALVVFVPKGNDIGAFFTGTFLGRHKMTPVLSPKKTWEGFAGGMTAGAAVAVGFSFMGDVFRHGVPEAVAFGLVVGLAGVLGDLAESLIKRDGQMKDASKSIPGFGGVLDVIDSVLFAAPVAYLWFSWH from the coding sequence ATGATCCGAACGCGGCTGGTAGTCGGATCGCTCCTCGCGCTGGGAGCTTGTGGCGTGCTGTTCGGCGACTCGTGGCTCGCGCGCAGCGGGTTCGCGTGGTTCCCGTTCCTGTTCGCGTTTCTGATGTTCGCGGGGCTCGTTGGCTCGCGCGAACTCGTTCGACTCATCCCCGCCGTACACCGCCCGTCCGAAGGGCTCGTCACCTGCGGTGTACTGCTCGCACTGCTCGCGAACTGGTACCCCGCTATCCATCAGCAGTTCAGCCTCGTGCTCGCATCAGTGTGGGCGCTGGTCGCGTGGATTCTCGCGGCTGTGTTGATTGCGTCATTCCTGCTGGAAATGCGGCGGTACACCGGCGAACCGGGCATCGCAGTTCCGCGCCTCGCACTGACACTCTTTGCGGTCGCGTACCTGGGCCTCCTGGCGTGCTTCTTCGCGCAAATCCGCTGGCTCGTACCCGATGTCGACACGAGCGCGATCATGCTCGCGCTGGTCGTGTTCGTGCCGAAGGGGAACGACATCGGGGCGTTCTTCACGGGCACGTTCCTCGGTCGGCACAAGATGACGCCCGTACTCAGCCCCAAGAAGACGTGGGAGGGGTTCGCGGGCGGAATGACGGCCGGCGCCGCGGTCGCAGTGGGCTTCTCGTTCATGGGCGACGTGTTCCGGCACGGTGTCCCGGAAGCCGTTGCGTTCGGGCTGGTGGTGGGGCTGGCGGGGGTACTCGGCGATCTGGCCGAATCGCTCATCAAGCGTGACGGCCAGATGAAGGACGCTTCCAAGAGCATCCCCGGGTTCGGCGGCGTGCTCGACGTGATCGATTCCGTACTTTTTGCGGCTCCCGTCGCGTATCTGTGGTTCAGTTGGCACTAA